The following are encoded in a window of Physeter macrocephalus isolate SW-GA chromosome 9, ASM283717v5, whole genome shotgun sequence genomic DNA:
- the RPL35 gene encoding large ribosomal subunit protein uL29 — MAKIKARDLRGKKKEELLKQLEDLKVELSQLRVAKVTGGAASKLSKIRVVRKSIARVLTVINQTQKENLRKFYKGKKYKPLDLRPKKTRAMRRRLNKHEENLKTKKQQRKERLYPLRKYAVKA, encoded by the exons ATG GCCAAGATTAAGGCTCGAGACCTTCGCGGCAAGAAGAAGGAGGAGCTGCTGAAACAGCTGGAGGACCTGAAAGTGGAGCTGTCCCAGCTACGCGTGGCTAAAGTAACAGGCGGCGCGGCTTCCAAACTCTCCAAGAT ACGAGTTGTTCGCAAATCCATCGCCCGTGTACTCACCGTCATTAACCAGACTCAGAAAGAGAACCTCAGGAAATTCTATAAG GGCAAGAAGTACAAGCCCCTGGATCTGCGGCCCAAGAAAACGCGTGCCATGCGCCGCCGGCTCAACAAACACGAAGAGAACCTGAAGACCAAGAAGCAGCAGCGGAAGGAGCGGCTGTACCCACTCCGGAAGTACGCGGTCAAGGCCTGA